AATGGCTGACAGATTGGTAACCGGAACGGTATCAAATCCCTGGACATCCAGTCGGTGCAGCGTTTGATCAGAAATCTTCTTTTTCATGTTTATATCATTGAATTTAAATCGTGATATAAACAGAGACGAAAAAAACGCTGTTTTCCCCAAAAACAGCTCAAATATGTAAAATCCCCAATCTTCAATCAAAAATTGATTGCGGATTGGGGATTTTCAAATTCCGACTGGAGCGTTTAGCGCGTTCCTATTCTATATCTAGCTGGGTTGCTTCACATTCTGGCGCCCAGGCCCCTTCTGCATCACAATCATTCAGGTAGCGGACCGGCGCATTGAGGTTGTAAAATGCAAACGCCATTTTATCAGCCTGCTCCTGGATAATTTTGTAGGTCGGCTTGCCAGCACCGTGACCCGCATTGGTTTCGATACGGATGAGCGTAGGCTGCTCACAAGTCGCCTGGGCTTGCTGAAGGGCTGCGCCAAACTTGAACGAATGCGCCGGCACTACGCGGTCGTCGTGGTCACCGGTTGTAACCATCGTTGCAGGATAACACGTTCCTGCTTTCAGGTTATGGTACGGAGAATATCCTTTCAGGTAGGCGAACATTTCAGGACTCTCTTCAGCTGTGCCATAATCGTATGCCCAGCCGGCGCCGGCGGTGAACTTGTCGTACCGCAGCATATCCAGCACGCCAACCGCAGGTAACGCCACCTTGGCCAGATCGGGCCGCTGCGTCATCGTAGCGCCTACGAGCAGGCCTCCATTTGATCCGCCGGAAATGGCAAGCTTTTCAGACGAGGTATACCCTTCGTCAATCAGAAATTCAGCAGCAGCAATAAAATCGTCGAACACATTCTGCTTTTGCATTTTGGTGCCGGAGACGTGCCATGCTTTACCGTACTCCCCACCGCCGCGCAAATTGGGTACGGCATAAACACCGCCGTTTTCCAACCAGATGATATTGGTTGTGCTAAATCCGGGGGTGAGGCTGACGTTGAATCCACCGTATCCATAAAGCATCGCAGGGTTGTTGCCGTCGAGCTTGAGGCCTTTACGGTGCGTGATCATCATTGGCACGCGGGTGCCGTCTTTGGATTCGTAGAAGACTTGTTTTGATGTGTAGTTCTCCGGGTTAAACGAAACACCGTTGCGTTTGTAAACGGCTGAAGCGCCGGCTTCTACGTCGTACGAAAAAATGGTGCTCGGCGTGATGTAATCGACATAGGTATAGTACAACAGGTTTTCAGCCCACTTGCCGCCGAAGCCATAAACCGATCCTTTGCCGGGAAGCGCAACTTCGCGTACCACGGTGCCTTCCAGGTCAACCTGTTGCACAACCGAAATTGCATCGCGCAGGTATTCTGCAAAGAAATAGCCACCCCCCGTGCTAATACTCAACGGCTCATTGGCCTCGGGAATCACATCTTCCCAGTTCACAGGCGCAGGATTGGCTGCATATACCTTGACAAGCCGCTGGTTTGGCGCGTCCATGTTCGTCACAATGTACAGGGTCTCCCCTTCTGCATGGGCAACGTAGCTGTCGCTGTCAAAATTCTCAACAACAGGTACGATGGGAGCATTGGCGACCGACAAATCCTGGACATAAAGTTCGTTACCTGAAGTAGACGTAGCAGCAGAGATCACGAGCCATCGGTTGTCTTCCGTCACGCTGGCAAAGATGTAGCGGCGCGGTGTGGCTTCTCCACCAAAAACGAGCGCATCAGCATCCTGAGGGGTCCCGAGTTGGTGGTAATATAGCTTATGAAATTCGGTTTTACCGGAGAGATCGCTACCTTCATCGGGTTTGTCGTACGAGCTATAGTACAGGCCTTCGTTGCCTTTCCAGGAAATCCCCGAGAACTTGATGTCTACCAGCGTATCTTCGATAACCGACATATCCTCTGTATCGATCACAATGACCTTACGCCAATCTGATCCGCCTTCAGAGATAGAGTAGGCTGCCATGCTGCCATCTTCAGTAAAGGAGATGCCTGACAGCGAGGTTGTCCCATCTTCAGAAAAACTATTGGGATCCAGAAATACTGTTGGGTCCTCGTTTCCTTTCTGCCGGTACAAGACGTATTGGTTCTGCAGGCCATCGTTTTTATAGAAGTAGGTATAATCTCCTTCTTTGAAGGGTGCGCTGTACTTCTCAAAATTCCACAGTTTCTCCAGCCGGCTCCGGATGGCTTCTCTAAATGGAATTTGTTCAAGGTATCCGAAGGTGGCTTCGTTTTGACGGCCTACCCAATCAGTTGTCTCATCAGCCATGTCATCTTCGAGCCATCTGTAGGCATCTTCTACCGTTTCGTCATGGTAGGTATCAGAGACAGGAATTTTTTCCGTTTCTGGATAAGAAACCGGAATAGGATCATAGTCGGCCATTGGTGCTTCGTTTTTCGCCGTACACCCTACAAGGGCAACGCATAACATACAGGATACAAGGGATTTGTAGTGCATGGAACAACACAATTTGAGTGGGTGAAGACAAGAGCCAACAAGAAGCCTGCCGGCTCTCAATTACACAGCAACGCTACCCGCACAGGTGAATTGCAGGTAGCTCGCGTGTATTCAAAAAATGGATAGAGGGTTAAGTTCGCCTGTTCAGGCCCGTTTCTGTACGAGCCTATCGACAGGAAGTTGGCAATCAGGCTAAACAGTGATTTCGATTCTGTTGCCCTCCGGATCGAGCACAACGCTTTCGTAATAGCCATCCCCTGTACGGCGTGGCCCATCGATAACACGAAAGCCATCTTTTTTCAGTCGTGCGGTCAGGTCATCAACACGCTGCATCGAGCCAGTTGCAAAGGCAAGGTGAATGATACCTGTATACTGGGCTTCAATATCGTTTTTGTTTTCCGGGATGGTGGGCATATACATCAACTCAAGGTTTGCGCCGGAAGCAAACGTGAGGAAATAAGACTCAAAATTCTTTTTCGTATTGGTGTACTTGGCGCCGGCCATACCGTCGAAATAGGTTTCATAGAACTGCCGGAGTTGTTCAAGGTGTTGCGTCCAGATGGCAACATGATCAATTCGCATGGGCTAGAGCTGAGTGGAATGGTAAAAAACTATCAAGAATGTACAACACGGGTACCGGCTGCCAGATCGTGCAACCCTCGTCGCTGACGATGTACAACTACACTCACCATTAATCCTCCCATGAGTATGCCACAGGCAACAAAACCCCACCGAAAATCGGGGGCTTCAGCATACATCAAGGGCACAGGCAAGTTGTTCGCCAGATGTGCCAGCTCCCAGGGCAACAGCTTTACTGCATTGCGCAATACGGCCTGTTTGGTGCTGATCCGTTTGAGTCCTGCTACTGTCCGTACCCGCAAGCCTAACAATTTCTTGCCGGGCGTAGTGCCAGACGCCGCCTTTTCAAACAGTATAAAGTACAACCAGACAGGAAGGGAAACGGTGACGAGCGTATACATTTCTGTGTGCACGCCATCGTGAAACCAGGTTGCAGGGATGCCAATGAATTCACGCAGGGGCACCAATATAAGCAGTTGCGTAAGTACAAAGAAAGCAAAAGCGATAAAACAATCTGCGCCGTAGGCCAATCCTCTTTTTAAAAATCGTGCAGAAGTGGCTTCATCATGGGCGGTATCGCGTTGTTTTTTTGCTCCTGTCATACGTGTAGATCTCAAGTTACACCTTCTCATTGCACGTTTACAAAGACCCAGAATACCCCCTGAAAAACTGGTTTCAATTTTTTAATACTGGCGTAACAAAATGATAACCGCCAGGGGCTTTTCGGATGACTATGTAGCCATGTTTTTTCCTTATCTAAAAGACAGTTAAGCGTAGGCCATCTGCCTGTACGGGTCAGGCCCGAATACCTCTCTTGAATGACCAGATCAAGCACTTGTGAATCTGCGCGACACCAACCAGCCAAAAGAAACAGGCTGGCAGTCCTCTCTCAATGATAATCATACAATAGTACCCAACACAATCCCATGACAATAACCTGTTACAGAATAAGCCGGCACCTGCTTGCTGCCTTGACCCTGCTGTTTTTCTTCAGCGTACCTGCTACAGCCCAAATCTCACTGGAGAAAATTGGCGGCTATGAAACGGGCATCTTCGACGAAGGCGCTGCCGAAATTAGCACGTACGACGCGGCAACCTACCGGTTGTATGTGACCAATGCAGACGAAAAAACAATCGACGTACTTGATCTGTCGGTACCTACGCATCCCCAGTTCCTGTTTTCCATTGACATCGAAGCGTACGGCGGGAACGTCAACAGCATAGATTTCTACGGAGATCGACTTGCAGCAGCTATTGAGGCAGACAATGCCCAGGCGCCGGGCGCCGTTGTATTCTTCGATGGAGAAGGCAATTACCTCAGCCAGGTCACAGTTGGCGCACTACCCGACATGCTGACCTTTACACCCAATGGCCGTTACGTCCTTGTTGCAAACGAAGGCGAACCTGACGATGACTATGTTGTGGATCCTGAGGGATCGGTAAGCATTATCCGCGTGCCGCACAAAGCCGGCAACGAGGAAGTAAGAACACTTGGCTTTAGTGCCTATAACTACGCCAAACTCGATAACAGCATTCGCATCTTTGGCCCCGGTGCTACGGTGGCACAAGACCTCGAACCAGAGTATATCGCTGTATCTGACGACTCGCGTTACGCCTATGTTGCGCTCCAGGAGAACAATGCACTGGCCATCATCGACATCAAAAGCGCTAAGATCGTTGCGCTGAAAGGCCTCGGCTTTAAAGACCACAGCCTCTACGGCAACGGCATCGATGCGAGCAACAGAGATGATGCCATCAACATCGCCAACTGGCCCGTGTATGGCATCTACCATCCCGATGCAATTGATTACTACACAACCGGCGGTAACGGGTTTATCATCTCTGCAAACGAAGGGGACTCGCGCGATTACGATGGATATTCTGAAGAAGAACGTATCGGCGATCTGATGCTGGATCCTGCTGCATTTCCAAATGCGGCCTACCTGCAGGAAGACGAAAACCTTGGCCGGCTGAAAATCACCCTCGCAAACGGCGACAAAAACGGAGATGGCTACTATGAAAAGCTGTTTGCTTACGGCGCCCGTTCTTTCTCTATCTGGGATACAAGGGGTAACCAGGTGTATGACAGCGGCGACGAATTTGAGCAGATCACGGCTGACCTGATCCCCGACGATTTCAACTCAACCAACGACGAAAACGACTCTTTCGATAACCGGAGCGACGACAAAGGTCCGGAGCCAGAAGGCATTGTGGTTGGTAAAGTGGATGGCACACCTTACGCATTCATCGGCCTGGAGCGCGTTGGGGGCATCATGGTTTACAACGTTGCCCGTGCCAGAAACCCGCACTTTGTACAGTACGTCAACTCACGCGATTTCAGCGGT
This Bacteroidota bacterium DNA region includes the following protein-coding sequences:
- a CDS encoding prolyl oligopeptidase family serine peptidase: MADYDPIPVSYPETEKIPVSDTYHDETVEDAYRWLEDDMADETTDWVGRQNEATFGYLEQIPFREAIRSRLEKLWNFEKYSAPFKEGDYTYFYKNDGLQNQYVLYRQKGNEDPTVFLDPNSFSEDGTTSLSGISFTEDGSMAAYSISEGGSDWRKVIVIDTEDMSVIEDTLVDIKFSGISWKGNEGLYYSSYDKPDEGSDLSGKTEFHKLYYHQLGTPQDADALVFGGEATPRRYIFASVTEDNRWLVISAATSTSGNELYVQDLSVANAPIVPVVENFDSDSYVAHAEGETLYIVTNMDAPNQRLVKVYAANPAPVNWEDVIPEANEPLSISTGGGYFFAEYLRDAISVVQQVDLEGTVVREVALPGKGSVYGFGGKWAENLLYYTYVDYITPSTIFSYDVEAGASAVYKRNGVSFNPENYTSKQVFYESKDGTRVPMMITHRKGLKLDGNNPAMLYGYGGFNVSLTPGFSTTNIIWLENGGVYAVPNLRGGGEYGKAWHVSGTKMQKQNVFDDFIAAAEFLIDEGYTSSEKLAISGGSNGGLLVGATMTQRPDLAKVALPAVGVLDMLRYDKFTAGAGWAYDYGTAEESPEMFAYLKGYSPYHNLKAGTCYPATMVTTGDHDDRVVPAHSFKFGAALQQAQATCEQPTLIRIETNAGHGAGKPTYKIIQEQADKMAFAFYNLNAPVRYLNDCDAEGAWAPECEATQLDIE
- a CDS encoding RDD family protein, with translation MTGAKKQRDTAHDEATSARFLKRGLAYGADCFIAFAFFVLTQLLILVPLREFIGIPATWFHDGVHTEMYTLVTVSLPVWLYFILFEKAASGTTPGKKLLGLRVRTVAGLKRISTKQAVLRNAVKLLPWELAHLANNLPVPLMYAEAPDFRWGFVACGILMGGLMVSVVVHRQRRGLHDLAAGTRVVHS
- a CDS encoding VOC family protein, with product MRIDHVAIWTQHLEQLRQFYETYFDGMAGAKYTNTKKNFESYFLTFASGANLELMYMPTIPENKNDIEAQYTGIIHLAFATGSMQRVDDLTARLKKDGFRVIDGPRRTGDGYYESVVLDPEGNRIEITV
- a CDS encoding choice-of-anchor I family protein; translation: MTITCYRISRHLLAALTLLFFFSVPATAQISLEKIGGYETGIFDEGAAEISTYDAATYRLYVTNADEKTIDVLDLSVPTHPQFLFSIDIEAYGGNVNSIDFYGDRLAAAIEADNAQAPGAVVFFDGEGNYLSQVTVGALPDMLTFTPNGRYVLVANEGEPDDDYVVDPEGSVSIIRVPHKAGNEEVRTLGFSAYNYAKLDNSIRIFGPGATVAQDLEPEYIAVSDDSRYAYVALQENNALAIIDIKSAKIVALKGLGFKDHSLYGNGIDASNRDDAINIANWPVYGIYHPDAIDYYTTGGNGFIISANEGDSRDYDGYSEEERIGDLMLDPAAFPNAAYLQEDENLGRLKITLANGDKNGDGYYEKLFAYGARSFSIWDTRGNQVYDSGDEFEQITADLIPDDFNSTNDENDSFDNRSDDKGPEPEGIVVGKVDGTPYAFIGLERVGGIMVYNVARARNPHFVQYVNSRDFSGDAEAGTAGDLAPEGLVFIPAHDSPNGYPLLVVSYEVSGSVAIFQVNNAHAGVAGDQGRDILELQTDTTTPEAFELAPAYPNPFNPSAQIAFSVPEASNVRVAVYNTLGQEVSLLLQGEVAAGRHEVTFNAGNLPSGAYLVRMQTAAGVFTQRVTLLK